One Candidatus Nanosynbacter featherlites genomic region harbors:
- the gyrB gene encoding DNA topoisomerase (ATP-hydrolyzing) subunit B, translated as MAKQTDNQSYDGSQIQVLEGLEPVRKRPGMYIGSTGYDGVHHLIKEIADNSIDEAIAGYATKVEVVLLEDGGVQITDDGRGIPVDKHPKTGMSTLETVLTVLHAGGKFGGGGYKVSSGLHGVGSSVVNALSTKMIAEVVRDGQLYQVVFATGGIVEPLKKVGKTDRPTGTRITFYPDPTIFKETVDFDYKWVVNYLRHQAYLTKGVYTSVVDERTGDRQAFYFEGGIQSYVKHLNLGKDVLADAPFYVEKQVEDCMVEIAVQYNDTYIETVKPFANNVLTPDGGTHLVGFRSALTRVINDYARKNSLLKEKEDNLTGDDIREGLTAIILVKLPDPQFEGQTKNKLGNPEMRRYVEQVMNEYFSYYLEENPGVAKKIVGKATLAARARKAARAARDNVIRKGALDGMGLPGKLWDCSSKSPSDSEIYIVEGNSAAGSAKEGRDSKTQAILPLRGKVLNTERARLDKMFANKEIVAMIQAFGVGIGDQFDINGLRYHKIIIMTDADVDGSHIATLLLTFLFRYMKEVVEGGYVYLAKPPLYSINRGQKKIYAYDEAEKDKVLADLIADKKGRGTAIDDEQDVTKQAGVTISRFKGLGEMDADQLWETTMNPENRVLIQVRVEDAEEADAIFTRLMGDDVSLRKSFIQSWAKNANLEDLDI; from the coding sequence ATGGCTAAACAAACAGATAATCAATCCTATGATGGATCACAAATTCAAGTTCTCGAAGGACTTGAGCCGGTTCGTAAACGCCCAGGTATGTATATTGGTAGTACCGGCTATGACGGTGTACACCATTTGATTAAGGAGATTGCCGACAACTCGATCGACGAGGCTATCGCTGGGTATGCCACAAAAGTTGAAGTAGTATTGCTGGAGGACGGCGGTGTTCAGATCACTGACGATGGTCGTGGCATACCAGTGGATAAACATCCGAAGACCGGCATGAGTACACTGGAAACCGTGTTAACAGTGTTGCACGCCGGTGGTAAGTTTGGTGGTGGTGGTTACAAGGTGTCGTCTGGACTTCATGGTGTTGGATCGAGCGTTGTCAATGCCCTCTCTACTAAGATGATCGCTGAAGTGGTGCGTGATGGTCAGCTCTACCAGGTGGTGTTCGCAACTGGCGGTATTGTGGAGCCGCTCAAGAAGGTCGGTAAGACAGATCGGCCAACTGGTACGCGGATAACTTTCTATCCCGACCCAACAATATTTAAAGAAACGGTTGATTTTGATTATAAATGGGTGGTTAACTATTTACGCCACCAGGCATACTTAACCAAAGGCGTGTACACCTCTGTTGTAGACGAGCGTACGGGTGATCGTCAGGCTTTCTACTTTGAAGGCGGAATTCAGAGCTATGTGAAACATCTGAACCTTGGCAAGGACGTGCTAGCCGATGCGCCATTTTACGTTGAAAAACAAGTTGAAGACTGCATGGTGGAAATTGCTGTGCAATATAACGACACCTATATTGAGACAGTGAAGCCGTTTGCTAATAATGTGCTGACACCAGACGGTGGTACACATTTGGTTGGTTTTCGTTCAGCATTAACCAGGGTTATTAACGACTATGCGCGTAAGAACAGCCTACTGAAAGAGAAAGAAGACAACCTGACTGGCGACGACATTCGTGAGGGCTTGACAGCGATTATTTTGGTTAAATTGCCCGATCCACAGTTTGAAGGTCAGACCAAGAATAAACTTGGTAATCCAGAGATGCGTCGCTATGTTGAGCAGGTGATGAATGAGTACTTTTCGTACTATCTGGAGGAAAATCCTGGTGTTGCTAAGAAGATTGTTGGTAAGGCGACCTTGGCGGCACGAGCTCGCAAAGCGGCACGAGCAGCACGCGACAATGTGATCCGTAAGGGCGCACTTGATGGTATGGGATTACCGGGCAAATTGTGGGACTGTTCAAGTAAGAGCCCAAGTGATAGTGAAATTTACATCGTTGAGGGTAATTCGGCAGCGGGTTCAGCTAAAGAGGGCCGCGACAGTAAAACTCAGGCGATTTTACCACTTCGCGGTAAGGTGTTGAACACTGAGCGGGCTCGACTTGACAAAATGTTTGCTAACAAAGAGATTGTGGCAATGATCCAGGCGTTTGGCGTTGGGATTGGCGATCAGTTTGATATTAATGGTCTGCGTTATCACAAAATTATCATCATGACTGATGCCGATGTTGACGGCAGCCACATCGCGACTTTGCTGTTGACCTTCCTATTTCGTTATATGAAAGAGGTGGTTGAAGGCGGTTATGTGTACCTTGCTAAGCCGCCGCTATACTCAATCAACCGCGGCCAGAAGAAGATCTACGCATATGATGAGGCGGAGAAAGACAAAGTCTTGGCAGACCTGATTGCTGATAAGAAGGGTCGCGGTACAGCGATTGATGATGAACAGGATGTCACAAAGCAGGCTGGCGTGACGATTTCACGGTTTAAGGGTCTTGGTGAAATGGACGCTGACCAGTTATGGGAGACGACGATGAATCCAGAAAATCGCGTGTTGATTCAGGTCAGAGTGGAAGACGCCGAGGAAGCGGACGCAATCTTTACGCGACTGATGGGTGATGATGTGAGCTTGCGTAAAAGCTTTATTCAGAGCTGGGCAAAAAATGCTAACTTAGAGGATTTGGATATTTAA